A region of the Anolis carolinensis isolate JA03-04 chromosome 1, rAnoCar3.1.pri, whole genome shotgun sequence genome:
gaatCCCAAATTCCATAGACAATCAAGTTTTTAAAAGGGAAGGAAGCTGATATTTAGAATGTGGTGGGCCTCAAAGTGTTTTTTGCCTTTCATTCCCATCAGCCTCAGACAGCACAAATAATGGGGGATTACAGGAAAATCTTTCAAAGACCTTTCAGAAGTGATACCTGCTCATttactgatttaaggatgaaagaACAGGGGCCCTTTTCAGTTTTCATAACAGAATGAACTCTTAAAACACACTTTTCCTTCTTTATGATAAGCTACTTTAGGTGTGAAAGAGGCTTATTAGTCATTGTTGTTAACCTGCCCTCAACCCAGAAAATACACCTCAAGGTGCCAAAGACTTGTTTAATAGGTAAAGAGCTTAATTAATGAATATCTTGTGTGCATTTCAAGGCTTTCAGGGAGCTGgaaatacatatatgtatgtaaaagATACCATGTGAATATTTCTTGACATATGAAGACTAGGAAttgcggggggtggggggtgagaATGCTAGTGGTTTTGTGCCATTGCAAGAAGGGGCAAATGGATTGTTGGGAGAGATAGAAAGAGAAAGCAGGAACACTTCTGTGCCTGTGGCAAATCATGTCTGGCATCCAGCAAGCTGCAGCAAACATCAGTGTGCTTGGGGctctgatttgtgtgtgtgtgggagggggggggggtctagagAATTTGGGGAGTGCATTAATGCATGTGAAGCCACTCCTTGTCATCTCCCATTTGCACTGGGGCTTGTATTGCACCTCAATGAGCTTTCTGTTGGATTGGCTTATTAATAGTCCCCTGCAGCTTGAAGGCAGTGCAGATTTAGCATTTCTCAAGGTGAGTTCCAGTCCCCATAAGCATTGTCACTTTAGAAGTGAGCTGCTAAGTCTGTTGCCATTTCTACTAACTCtcactaaaataaaaaatagtgaaTTAAAGAATTTTGAAGGAAAGTTCAAGAAAAAGAACAAACAGGAACCAACAAAGtgcagcaaaatacaaaaaaggCTAAAAGCTGGAAACATACGCAGAAGTTAAAGGAAAAGATGCAAAGATATTGAGCAGGAGGGAGGCAGCCCGCAAGACACAGCAACATTGTATCTTATAAAATTAAccactgtaagctgctctgagagcCTTTTTGGCTTAGGGGTGTGGGGTaaaaattctaataataataacaataacaatggctAAATAAATATGGGCGAAAGGAATCAATTGACAGAAAGGAAGCAAGATCACATGATTCCTGCCCGAGGAACTGCAAAGGCAATAAAGGCCACATGTTTGTGAACTAATCTAAACGATTCAGAGAACTGTAGTAGTGATTGCTCTTTTTATTTgtatcctttccttccttccttccttccttccttccttccttccttccttccatccatccatccatccatccatccatccatccatccatccatccatccatccaaactgGAAATCCAGTAAGCTTAAAATTTGCAAGAGACATGGGAGAACAGGAGCTAAGAATGGAGAAAGCAgtaatgttgttttgtttcagaGACTTAAATAATTCAGGTTACTTGAAAAACACACTACAACATTAAATGGCAAAACGCGTTGCTTTAATACTGTGTTAAGAAAAATcttataaaaacatttcaatacatttAAACTATAGTCATGCATATAGCACATTAAAACAGCAGCGTAAGCGAGTCAGATTGATCACAGGACTATTCAGATTCCATTCTCAATTGTCATAAACAGCATCAGCATTTCAAACTGATTGTTTCCCCAAATTAGGAATATCTATATACAGCCACCTGTTTTTCAACCGCGAGTTTGTCCTGCTAAACACTGGAAATGGAATGTGAAAGGAAAGCGAAGGGTTAGATTTTCTCATTATAAAATCCATGGTTGGAAGAATACTGTAATCGAAATATTTTAAGTGGTTGGATAACACAGTTTTAATCAGCCTGCCAGCATAAGATTTCCAGATAGAAAAAAAATAGCAGTTAAAATTGTTTCAaagttaaaaaatataaataaactcaATTATTTCATCAAGGAGAGTGCAATGAAGCAACTCACAGTAACTCAGGGCAGACGTAATGCATGATGAGAACTTCCCTTTCCATGAAAATCAGGGAAGCAGGCACTGAGAAAATACTCCTAAGTCCTGGTGTTTCAGTCTTTACGTCTCTTTTTACTGCTGTGCCATAATCAATACCTTTTGAAAAGTACTTCAGCTTCTTGCATAAGCAGAGTGAACTGTTACGttgtttttctgaatccctttAAAATAggatatatattttcaaatgctTCATAAATTTCGGCTCTGACTTTTGCACCTAGAAGACAATACCAAAACATGTGGTTTTACTGTATGCCTTGCAGAGAACATTGATAGCTTGTTTATTTTAGTTAAAACCTCAAAAATAAGGCCTAACTGGAAAATAAGCTCCAATATGATTTTTCTGGATGCTCTTGATATAAGCCTTACCTCCAAAATAAGCCCCAGTTACGACGGTCAGCCAGACGGTCACATTTACTGTTAGTACATCCATTGTAATACATCGCAGATGTAttgaattataaaataattaatattaatatacaattcgatataaataaataatactattgACATAATACTATGATGACATTTTAGAAGATGATGACATGGCTGTATTTTAATACATGTAGATTTTtgcacatcccctgaaaataagccctaataTATCTTTTGAAGCAAAATTGATATAAGACctagtcttattttcagggaaatacaGTACATAACATCTTGTATCTAGAACCCCATGTTCATAACTGAAGCCTGCTACCACTCAGTTCAGTAGATTCATAATTCTATAAGCTTAGTACAGATAATTCACTAACTTCTGCAATACTTCAATTCTGGAAGTAAATAAAAAGCCAACTATACATTCCATTCAGGAGCTAGCCACAACAGCAACtttaaaattgtaaaaatgaCTAAGCCAACATATTATTTTGATTAGTGTAGGAATTCTTGGGCACTAtagtgtagtttttaaaaaagcataatcAATGCAATAATTTCATGCAACTTACCAGTTAAAACGACTTTTccagaaacaaaaataagcaaGACAATTCTTGGTTTGATCATTCTGTAAATCAAGCCAGGAAACAACTCTGGTTCAtagctggaagaaaaaaaaaggtaaaactAGTAACTCAAATTAGCTAGTGGATTTGATCACATGGTCATGACTggaactttgttgttgttattaatgacAGTTGACACAAAGAGATGTTTCAAGCCTGATATACAAGatagaaattaaaaataatcaCTCAAGGTGCCAAATCATATCTAATCAGGAAAGACATGTACAGAAAaggtaatacagggtgtttgaaaaagaactccctattgaAATTaaatgaatagggagttctttttcaaacaccctgtattttgaagcatttCTACCATTTATACAGTCCTACGGTGCATGAGAAAACATTGACATTACTATTCAGATAACAACAGTCACTTAAAGAGacaggatttttttcttttttgagatacatagattttttatttaaacaaaaacTGTCAATCTTAGAATCTTAGAGCTCATTTTGCATGTTGACATTTCCTATGCATATAGGAAATACAATGGAAAACCTAAAGGCAGAACACATTAGGTCTGTTAGGATTAAGGGAGGGCAACAAGATAACACTTTCACCTACCTGCTAAATTGCTGATGTGTAAGGACCAGTCCCTCAAGTCGGATAGGGAATTTGACATCACAGCTACCCACCATATTCTGGATCTTAAAGTCCAAAAACTTGGCTGGAAAACCCAACTTCTGCACAACCCTCGCATACTTTCTGGCAGCCAGCCTGGATTGTTCCTCACTAGAAAAAAAGAAGGGGCATCATAAGATTATAAACATTAAGTGTTCACTGTGCGTACATGATGAATATGCTTATATCAGTGTATGAATACTAGAAATAGGAATGGATACAGATATTGCATACCTCTTAGCCCCAGTGCACACCATCTTTCCAGAACTGAATATGAGTGCTGTTGTACGTGGTTCTCTTATTCTCATAATTACAGCAGCAAAACGCTGAAACACATAGAATAAGTTTATCACTACAGGCAGTTCCCAGGTTATGTACAatataggttctgcaggtttgtccTTAAGTTGGAACAGTTAAATTTTAAGTCTAACTctagccattaaaaaaaaattgggacagTATATTGAAGGGTTAACAcacccctgtaatgtttgttttgatgtctgtgcccctgttcagaaggtttcacctcaccttctgtccctgtgataattggattttgaaaaatttgggttattgtagaaacaaggattggtgaaagcttcagtagagacatcttatcccatgataactcttccaggagtaaatttctcttccgaggggtagatttctcttacttcctgttgtctcgcccccatttgtaactaggagctGTAtggaagttggatgtttgtaacttggggactgcctgtacaagaATCCTAAGAATTTTTGAGCATTGGCTACTTCTGttaattttttacattttaaaagcatctacAATTAGTGCTGAAGGGGACTAGTGGTGAAATCACAAAAATTAGAAGTAACCATCACTAAATTGGTGAAGTCCATTGTCACAGATTGATAGTCCCTTACCTTGGGGTTGTACTCAGCATTTCGAGCACGAAGGGCAATGGTTTTTAGGTCAAGTTTACAGCCAAGATTTACTGTAGACACAATATTCCTAAAGAAAATGTATAGACATGTTAGAAAAGCTATGTGCCTTTAAAATTTTGAAGTAATTCCCCATCATGCAACTACCtccaatttaaaatgtttaaaatatttcaaaaacaatgcttttgggtctggcacaagtctgtccacgcgaagcaggtgaacatagcactgagtgaaacatgcagaataatcacaggatgccttaaacctacatctgttgataaactctacaagataGCTGGCCTCGCCCTCCCGATGTGCAATGGGAGGTTGCTGCTAACTGTAAGaggaataaggttgaacactgtgaaagacaTCCACTGCATGGCCATTAGCCTCCTCCCAGtaaactcaaatcaaggaaaagcttcatgaaggaccatcactcctcttaatgttcttcCAGAAACAGCAAGAGCATCCCTTtgagcagctaaaccaggcaatcccaactggatggccccccatgagggtttgcctccaggggcaaaccaagaataggcaacttggaaagtccctgaacagactcggaAGCGCAGTGAgcaaatcaaaagacaacctggcaagacgGTACTATCTGGAgcaatcctccaccttgtgtgattgtggagcagaacaaacaactccacatatgtaggcttgcccacaatgtcctgcctcatgtacagaggaagagttgtttaaagctagagacaatgtggtcgctgttgcctgcttttggtctaaaactatttagctgtgaaccctttattttatcagatttaaacttatttattatgcaatgctttttacacaaaataaataaatgcaagcaCCTTTGAAGCAGGTAAAAAACCAGACTTGCTAAATTTACAACAGATTATTCTGTCTCATACGCGTATACGTGTATTGTTTTACATGTAGAATCCTATAATCTTTGGATGTTTATGATATGAGCAGCAGTCACAAGATCACAACCATGCTATTGATAATGATGTGAGATACAAATATAACATGGGGAATTTGACATTCTGATTTTGTACATGTTGTACAAATATTTTGTACAACATATTCCTAGAAATGAAACCCCAAGCCAACAACTTATTTAGGAAGTTTCAAATGAAGCTTTCACACTTGAATTATTAGTTGTCATACACAATGAAATAGTATttcagcattccatgcagtttgCTCCCTCTAATTCCCTTCTCCTTAAATACAGTTTTTCATGGGATTTTTATATCATATCTGCTAGGACAATTGTGGACTGTTGCCTAGGGTTTCCCCAAAATAGGAAAAATGGTAATTGGTTCAAGGAAACATTCTGAGACCCTGAACACAATTAACAATGTCAGTACCATAAAATGACAGGTGCTCTTTTAGCCTCATATACATGAATATTGAAAGCTAGTACTCAACATACATAGGACATCCAGGCATGTAATCCCATCATATTGCCAAAAAGCATCATGAACACCACTTTAATACATAGGGATATGCTGAGAGGCTTTCTCATTTCATTGATTGAGGATCTCCTTCCCTTGGCACATCTGTTAAAACCTAAATATTTCTTGGGATAGGTCAAGCTTTTTCAGTCTACTTTTGCCTTTTTAATACAGTATTTTACTTTCACTTCTTAAGTCCGTCACCAGACCCAAATGAAGAGATAAATCTCCTGGCAAAACTTTCATATTACTTGGACTTCTGACTTAAAACAAACCCAAAACTTACTATTTCGAAATACCGTTGAAAGGCAAGCAGAAGGAAATACACACTTACTGCAGCTGTGGCACAATTCCAGAGCTTTCCGAAGCAGGTGTCGCAGGAGTTATTGGGGTCATGGGAGTCATTGGAGAGGGGTAAAGAGATGTGCTCCCTGGCAAAGGAGCGGTGGTAAGTGTCTGTGAGTGGAAAAGCTGTGGTGTCTGACCAGAGGACCCTTGTGTTGGTTGTGATGTAGATTGCTGTGCTGCAGCCTGTTGCTGTTGTCTTTGCTGTTCTTCCAGAATAGATAAGCTGTTCGTGGTTTGAACAGGTTGCGGTGTGAGTCCTGTACCATATGGCATCATGGGACTAAAAATAGGAATGCCAGGAGTCATTGCGCTCTACAAGGAGAGAATACAAAGAATCACCTCTGACACCCATTTTTAAATTAACCAGAATAAGATTAAGTTAAAAACATCTGTTAAAAGTGGCCCAACAATACAGAAAAAAGGTTTGAAATCCAATGCATCCAGTTTTGGGTTCATTCCATTGAATAATTGGCTCATGTGTAAAAAAAGTGAAAACTACTGTAATGAGTATACCTAGACTTGCACAAGGTGAGCACATTGTCATGAACTGAGTTATTTTCCCCATATTACAGGATGCTTCAAAATGATGGTTTCAAAGCAGTATGTTTCATGATGGTACAATTGAACAAAAAGTTATGAACCATTTAATGAGTTAgcaagttttactaaccattttgagcctgAAACAAACACATGGAGAAAATTCTCCACAGATGGAGAAAATGCCATTAGATGGAGACCCGTGTTGCAATGTCTCCATCTTAAAATGACAAAGGCTAGGAGCTGTTTGTGCACTGGGAGAAGCATCTAGCAGTAATCACTGGAAACTCTATGCCCCATCCTTTCAAGGGGTTTCATTCATGGGCAGTTCGTGATTGCTGAGATAGAGCAATTTCAAACTGAGTCTATCTTTTTGAAACATCCTGTATTACACACTTAACTTATACATCAGGACTAATTCATGAACACTAAATACCaggattaaaaacaagataatgaAAGATGGTTTTCTTCTTCACAAAAGAATACCTTCCTACTATAGAACAGCGCCTAATTAGCTAAAGCACTTTCTCCTTCAAACAAAAACtagaaatattaattttatattttaaaggatTTTATACAGCCTATAAATGTATGAGCGCCTCTGATTCTGGAGTAATTGTTCCCTGGTATTTCTACATGCCCTTCCTGAAGGTAGCTATTTTGACTGTCTTTTCACTGGAACTTACTACCTGGAAGATATGCAGAACTGTCTATACAAATACATTTATGTAGAGATGTGTACCACTGCCTCCCAGCCAATGTGGGAGGAAGTTGCAGGACTGAAGCTGTGCAGTAATGCAACTTTCAGCCCCTCTTTTACTGGAACTCTGGACTCACGGAGCTCTTTTAAGTTAGTGATGCCCAATCTTTGGCTCTCCATATGTTTTGAACCTCATCTACTAGAATTCCTGTAAGCCAAACTGAGCTGGGGAATATAGGAGCTatggtccaaaacacccagaggaccaaagtTTAGCAACCACTTTAGGCAAAAGATATTTCTCATGGCACATTAACAAGCTATGCACACAGTTCAAATTACTATTTGAGGCTAATTAAAGTGTATTCAGAAGTAACAAACCTTATATATGTTCTTGCATGCACTACTGCATCTATGCCAATAGTTTCAGTGACAGCTTAAGATGacagaaaaaagaaacattttatctTTTTCCTCTACAAGCCATCAAAAGAGGCAATGAAAGAGACAAAGCAAAGAATGTCTCAAAGACCTGCCTTGGCTCTTGTCCCTCCCATATAGACGAGTGTCTAAACTTATGTATTTTAGACTGTCATATTCAGtctgttcctggattatggacttcttgtCTGGATGTTCCCAGAGGGTTAAATTAGGTGATCATACCTCGTCAGCTCTCACTCTCAACACTGGGATGCCACAGGCTGTGTGTTGAGTCCTCTGCTTTATACACGATTGTATCCCATCCACCATAGCAATATTATTACCAAATTTGCAAATGATACAACTGTGGTGGGGCTTATGTCTGAAGGGGCTGAGTCTGCCTATCAGAATGAGGTGGATCGGCTGTTCTTGTGGTGCAGAATCTGGTTCTTAATAAGACCAAGGAGCTTATAGTTGACTACAGAAAGAACAAATCAGAAACCCagccttggtcataaatggaaacaaagtggagcaggtggccagttttaagttcctgggtgtcactgttaaggaggatctgacctggagTACCCATAAGACAGCGCTGGTTAAGAGATAAGCAAAGACTactggtgactttctaccgctGTGCTatagtgtcctaacctactgcatttgcatatggtttggtaactgcacagtggcaaataggaaggtgctccaaagggCCACCACTACTTcccagagaatcattggttgccctctctccTCTTTGGATGAACTTCAAAGCTCAGAGCAtttttggggatccatctcacccagcatattctttttttaaattattgctaTCTGGTAGATGATACAAGATGACAAAGACAAACATGCAAGACTTCACTGTGCAAAGAACTGTCTTTGAAGGTTCTATTTCTCTATAAGCCACAAGTTCACACATATTTACCTGAGGGGATGCTAGACCCTGGGCATAAGGTGGTATACTGTTGTTTTGATCCATGGCGGCGGTCACGTCTCCAGCTAAGTGATGACCACAAGTTCAGGTCACTAGAGCAAATTTAGACCATCTGCTTTAAGGAATCTGATGTCCTTGCAATGAGTTATGCAGTCAGCCTTGGCGTTTCTGGAAATACATTAGCTCATAGATGTCCAAAGCCTAAAAGGGAGAACGGCTCATGATATATAGACTTTGCAATTAAACTCAGAACACAGATTACCCATGTTGCCTACCCATTGCAGAAAATATTTAAGTACTTTCAAAATAGGTTCATCACCAGCATAATTTTTTGCTAGTTCCATAGTTCTGCATGGAAAAATCACCTTTCCAATCTCACATATAACTTCACATACCACACAGACAACATACATGGTGGGAAATTACCTGCAAGTTATCATATGGTAGGAAGTTACCTATTGAATCATAACGAGTATTTAAATTTCTTTGAAAATGTAATGCTTTCAACTCCACTCTGAAAAACTGTGAAGTAACAGCTtattaaattactttttaaatcttTTCTTCAAAAAACTTAGCTAAATCACAACTATTAGaatttttaatctttgttggacaATAATCCATATAGTTCTAATGATTAGGAAGCTTTCTGGCAACCAATAAACTATCTAGAGTGGATTAAAACATTTAATGCTAAGGATATAccaaaatggtttttaaattggTTCAACTTTGGCTTTAtactaggtaaaaggtaaaggtttcccctgatgttaagtccagtcatgtctgggggttggtgcacatctccatttctaagctgaagagccggcgttgtccatagacacctccaaggtcatgtggccggcatgactgcatggagcgccgttaccttcccgccggagcagtacccattgatctactcacatttgcatgttttcgaactgctaggttgggagaagctggagctaacagcgggcgctcactccgctcctgggatttgaacctgggacctttcggtctgcaagttcagcagcttagtgctttaacacacttcgccaccggggctccaatattaaacaaagaaaaaatgggatacatttttatttcatttaattaTACTTCTGATTAGATATTAAATGTATGTTgtagaagaaaaaataattttaaacatttaaaggCTTCATAGGAAGTAGAATCTCCTAAACACTCCTTATTAAAGACCACAATGGTCTAAAAGGAGAGCTTTCATCTAAATCCAAATTATCATGTTCTGTTCTAAACACACTATACAGCTGAAATATACAGAGAACTCCTACATTAGGGCAATCTGGTACTCCAACAACTCTTACCATTTTTTACCATTGCTTAACTAAGGCTGGTGGGAATCATAATCCAacatcacctggagggccacaagaaGCATGGCCTTGGGAAGCTTTAACAGGAAGGAAATCAAGGCTGTCACGTTTGGGCACAGTACAAAGATGGGATACAGGCTCCATGGATGGGCCTTATTGAGTGTAAGGCCCATCCATGGATCCTGTATCCTGTCCTTACGCATTACAGTACAGCTAGGCTTTCTTATGCattgattctgcatccacagattcaaccatccccaGGTTTTCCCAAACTGCagtgctattgtatataatggtacttgagcattcatggatttgggtatcctggaaccaaatcccagcagcagATACGAAGGGACTACTGTGCAGATGAATTTCAAATGCCATTTAGCTATTAGCTTTAGGACCCAGTACTAACAAGGAAGCTGCCTTGCTTTAAACCACATTATTTTGCTCCTTCCCGCCACAAATGAGTCTTGCTGGtgtttgaaatatttttcaaGGAAGCCTTCCTAGCAAGCCTGCCCTCCCtcaaggtgtttgggacttcaactcccacaattgctaacaacctaccgcaggcatgggcaaacgttggccctccaggtgttttggacttcaactcctaccattcctcacagcctccggccccttccttttccccctgagcatctggggggggggggggaggccctggggctgtgaggaatggtgggagttgaagtccaaaacagcgcACACAGGCAGGCCCCGTCCACACTGACCATTTATTGCAGTTTGAAGCTGGTTTCCAACCGAAGCGACCAACATGCAAAGAACTCCCACAAAAGCGAGTTAAAGAGAGCCTCAAATAGCGCCTCAGTGCTCCGCGGCTTGTGTAGTCAACGCCCGGGCCTCAAATGGGGACCTTCGTCGCCTTCCCTTCCCGACCCCAGCGGTGCCTCCACTTCTCCGCGCCCGTTCTCTCAGGCGGCAGCGGCGCGCGCTTATTACGTCATCCAAACACGCCCCACTCCCATAAGGGcggaaaaggagggggaaatgGAAGAGGAATCCTAGAACGCACATGCGCATCACAGCGACACCTGCGCGCGGAAGGGTGAAGCGCACCGCCGAGGAAAGGAACTGGAGGCTACTTCCGGCTCCGGGGCGCCATTTTGCCGTGAGACAGCACCCAAGGAAGAAGGCAGGCAAGAAGGAAGGATGCTCTCGACGGGTGGCTACTTCGAGCCCGCGCTCGGCCTGGGTTGTGAAGCGAAGAGGAGCGCTGCCATGCAGAGGCGCTTCTCGCCCTACACCTTCAATGGCGGGTGAGTCCCTAGCCTTTGGGATCAGAAGGGGTTGGCTCTTGCCGCCTGCTGCAGCTGAAAGGCAGAGGGTTCCCCTTGGCCGCCCAGCGGGTTCCAGGCCTGACCCTGCCGTtgcaggatcatagaatcatagagttggaaaagagctcacgggccatccagtccaaccccctgccaagaagcaggaaaaacgcattcaaagcacccccgacagatggccattcagcctcttcttaaaagcctccaaagaagaagcctccgcCATATTtctgggtagagagttccactgctgaacagctctcacagtgaggaagttcttcctaatgttcaggtggaatctcctttcctttagtttgaagccgttgttccgcgtcctagtctccagggaagcagaaaacaagcttgcttcctcctccctatgagttcccctcacatatttatacatcatgtctcctctcagctttctcttctgcaggctaaacatgcccagccctttaagctgctcctcatagggcttgttctccagacccatgaTCATTTAAGTctccctccagcttgtcaacatctcccttcaattgctgtGCCTAGAATtgtacacagtgtgattccaggtgtggtccgaccagggcagaatagagggctaacaatgacttccctggatctagacactattttcCTATTAATGCAGAcaaaaatcccattgatttttttAGCCAATTAATCCTAAAGTGTGGCTGCACCCATTGCCTCCATCCAGTGCTCAGACCACTTTGCCACGCTGTTTATGTCTTCCCAAGATCACAATGGTTTCACTTTCTCACTTTCTGTCACTTATTTGAAAAAATTCTATTTAGTCGTTCTTACCTGAAAATATCTCCTGCAGTTCCTAAGTTTCCAACTTAGAAAAACCCAAGGGATGCGGTTTAAACTAGACTAGTCtagagccagtttaccagctgttggggtttctgggagttgaaggccaaaacatctggggactcacaggttgagaacctctgctttaGAGCTGGAAATAGCATCTGTTTGTAATAGATGCATTTTGTAAACTTTTAtgtttaggagcccccggtggtgcagtgggttaatccgctcagctgctgaacttgctgaccaaaagatcagcggttcgaatttgaggagcgaggtgagctcctgctgtaagCTCcaacttctcccaacctagcagttcgaaaacatgcatatgtgagaagatcaataggtacccctccagcaggaaggtaacggcactccatgcagtcgtgccggccatATAACCTTCGAGGTGACTACAgccaacactggctctttggcttagaaattgagattagcaccaacccccagagttagacttaatgactagacttaatgtcaggggaaaaactttacctatgTTTGTGAATGCTTGACAAATCACAATAGTTTGAAAAATGGTGGTACTTGACATATATGCCAGGCTACATTAACAATCTGTTAATGTAGCCTGGCATGTGTTATAATGCTAAGTCATTGTTTTTCCACTTGAACTGAATGCCACTCTGTTTCCAGACCCAAATCAAAGTCTGGCTTTAATCAGTAAACCTGCAAGTAATTTGGACTAGAGTAGCTGAAACTGGGCCTCCTCTCATGTTTAGTTTAACCAGTCCCTGAgagtcaagtcaactttatttataccccgtcccatctccccttggggactcgt
Encoded here:
- the tbp gene encoding TATA-box-binding protein gives rise to the protein MDQNNSIPPYAQGLASPQSAMTPGIPIFSPMMPYGTGLTPQPVQTTNSLSILEEQQRQQQQAAAQQSTSQPTQGSSGQTPQLFHSQTLTTAPLPGSTSLYPSPMTPMTPITPATPASESSGIVPQLQNIVSTVNLGCKLDLKTIALRARNAEYNPKRFAAVIMRIREPRTTALIFSSGKMVCTGAKSEEQSRLAARKYARVVQKLGFPAKFLDFKIQNMVGSCDVKFPIRLEGLVLTHQQFSSYEPELFPGLIYRMIKPRIVLLIFVSGKVVLTGAKVRAEIYEAFENIYPILKGFRKTT